TAGAAACAAATACAAATCCAATGGCAGAATATAATCTAAAAATTAACGGCAAAACCCTGAGCGTAGACGTGGACCCAAGCACTCCTATGCTATGGGTATTAAGAGATCATCTTGATATGGTTGGGACTAAGTTTGGTTGTGGTATTGCTCAATGTGGAGCCTGCACCATACACATGGATGGTGCTGCTGTTAGATCTTGTCAACTTCCTATATCTGCTGCTAAAGATTCTGAAATTACTACGATTGAAGGAATTTCTGAAAATGGGGATCACCCCGTTCAAAAAGCTTGGTTAGAACACGATGTGCCTCAATGTGGCTATTGCCAAGCAGGCCAAATCATGTCTGCGGTAGCTTTGCTAAAAGAGAACCCACGCCCAAGTGATGAGGATATTGACAATGCCATGAATGGGAATATCTGCCGTTGTGGAACTTATACTAGAATCAAAGCAGCTATCAAAACAGCCTCTAAAATAGCCTAACCCCAGAGATCATGACATCGATAAATAAAAAAATAAATAGAAGATCATTTCTGAAAGTGTCTACACTTGCAGGAGGTGGAATGATGCTAAGCTTTAGCTGGTTGGCAGGATGTAAACCTACTCCTGAACAAGTGTTAACCATGCCAGATGAATGGTTTGAGTTAAATAGCTATATCAAGATTGGAGAAAAT
Above is a window of Algoriphagus machipongonensis DNA encoding:
- a CDS encoding (2Fe-2S)-binding protein, whose protein sequence is MAEYNLKINGKTLSVDVDPSTPMLWVLRDHLDMVGTKFGCGIAQCGACTIHMDGAAVRSCQLPISAAKDSEITTIEGISENGDHPVQKAWLEHDVPQCGYCQAGQIMSAVALLKENPRPSDEDIDNAMNGNICRCGTYTRIKAAIKTASKIA